In Paenibacillus sp. G2S3, a single window of DNA contains:
- a CDS encoding sugar-binding domain-containing protein has protein sequence MTTSVLNVESLPIPRPEHPHPHWQRNDWMNLNGEWSFSFDPNNEGISNYWYSNSEIAYSSRITVPFSWVSPLSGIGSDHKGVGWYRRTLKWQPIDSQTRLFLRFGAVDYSCDVWINGVHVGSHQGGYGSFEFEVTEYWVEDSDNTIVVRVEDFDRDYQARGKQGYGEIRGIWQPVWLESRPQTYMKDAKFVTTIDGQVDVTTRIFAQENGSADFTLQFAENSILHTEKIDLIAGENEFKLSFHITDPKLWSPDTPYLYEGELQLSGSFGTDTVRTYFGVREIQTVRFDERGYRWFTLNGKPIYLNGTLDQSYHKTGYFTYPSDEDMRDEIYLMKRLGLNFVRIHIKPEEPRKLYWADKLGILVMEDMPCFWGNPDEKARASYEREALEVIERDYNHPSIFSWVMFNETWGLKTNAQDTSLTSDVQQQNSYLKETQEWVREQYRWAKRLDPTRIVEDNSPCNYDHVESDINTWHFYINGYDQLRAHLNEVVDKTFPGSDFNCIGGNVQSDAPLMNSECGNVWGIEGGAGDSDLAWHYRYMMNEFRRHDKLCGFVFTEFRDVTNEFNGYYRLDGSDKDFGYDAFVPGMTISDLHSPDFIVIDAPPCQTVNAKDEVKVPLLRSSFSDKYHGQHLQMKWELLYDNLGTRVVAQSERMSVNWDGYGVADLPPLYVIMPDQDAVAVLALSLKNNKGEVITRNFITFDVRSGNQGERFEGDGDCISIPVGAYREHNFEQQWEAIQCAKINGAGQGHYVYDVALPDGMEKKMIGEIEIMFEASAKRVLARNVEGAKQNEMGLDLMHGADARVEYNPNTYYMTDEERHPSRVKVLVESQQIGSFYLPDDPADSRGVLSWHYQPIANKLDEAGSYGYLCKVFVPGQLAAKLDRNRTFRLELQAEGGGLALYGRNAGRYPIDLWIRYR, from the coding sequence ATGACAACTTCCGTACTGAATGTTGAGAGTCTTCCGATTCCTCGTCCTGAACATCCGCATCCACATTGGCAGCGCAATGATTGGATGAATTTGAATGGGGAATGGTCATTTAGCTTTGATCCGAACAATGAAGGAATTAGCAATTATTGGTATTCCAATTCCGAAATCGCTTACAGTTCGAGGATTACTGTTCCTTTTTCTTGGGTAAGTCCATTATCCGGTATTGGCAGTGATCATAAAGGGGTAGGATGGTATCGGCGGACCTTGAAATGGCAGCCTATCGACTCACAGACACGACTATTTTTGCGATTCGGGGCAGTAGATTATTCATGTGATGTTTGGATTAACGGAGTACATGTTGGTTCACACCAAGGTGGTTATGGTTCGTTCGAGTTTGAAGTTACTGAGTACTGGGTTGAAGATTCAGACAATACAATTGTCGTTAGAGTAGAGGACTTCGATCGTGATTACCAAGCACGAGGCAAACAAGGTTATGGAGAAATTCGCGGAATCTGGCAGCCCGTATGGCTAGAATCTCGGCCTCAGACTTATATGAAAGATGCTAAGTTTGTGACCACTATTGATGGGCAAGTGGACGTGACTACAAGAATCTTTGCACAAGAAAATGGATCGGCAGATTTCACGCTGCAATTCGCAGAGAATTCTATATTGCATACTGAGAAAATAGATCTCATCGCAGGGGAAAATGAATTTAAGCTCTCTTTCCATATAACAGATCCCAAATTATGGAGTCCAGATACACCTTATTTGTACGAAGGCGAACTACAACTTAGCGGATCTTTTGGCACAGACACAGTCAGAACCTATTTCGGAGTCCGAGAAATCCAAACTGTGCGTTTTGATGAGCGTGGTTATCGCTGGTTTACCCTCAATGGTAAGCCGATTTATTTAAACGGTACCCTTGACCAGTCTTATCACAAAACGGGCTATTTCACTTATCCGTCTGATGAAGACATGCGGGATGAAATCTATCTAATGAAACGTTTGGGACTGAACTTTGTGCGTATTCATATCAAGCCAGAGGAACCACGTAAGCTATATTGGGCGGATAAACTGGGTATTTTGGTGATGGAAGACATGCCTTGCTTTTGGGGAAATCCCGATGAAAAAGCACGTGCCTCGTATGAACGTGAAGCACTCGAGGTTATTGAACGAGACTATAATCATCCATCCATTTTCTCATGGGTAATGTTTAACGAGACTTGGGGCTTGAAGACGAACGCTCAGGACACTAGTCTGACGAGTGATGTACAGCAGCAGAACAGTTATCTCAAAGAAACACAGGAATGGGTTCGGGAACAATATCGCTGGGCAAAACGACTTGATCCTACTCGAATCGTAGAAGATAACTCTCCTTGTAACTATGATCATGTGGAGTCTGATATCAATACATGGCATTTCTACATTAATGGTTATGATCAGCTTAGAGCTCATTTGAATGAGGTTGTAGACAAAACTTTTCCGGGTTCAGACTTTAACTGTATCGGAGGTAATGTGCAATCAGATGCTCCGCTTATGAACAGTGAATGTGGTAACGTGTGGGGAATCGAAGGTGGGGCAGGGGATAGTGATTTAGCGTGGCATTACCGCTATATGATGAATGAATTCCGGCGGCATGATAAGCTATGTGGTTTTGTGTTTACCGAATTTCGCGATGTTACGAACGAGTTCAATGGTTATTATCGGTTAGATGGCAGCGATAAAGATTTTGGTTATGATGCCTTTGTTCCCGGGATGACGATTTCTGATCTACATTCTCCGGACTTCATCGTGATCGATGCACCGCCGTGTCAGACCGTAAACGCAAAGGATGAAGTTAAAGTTCCGCTCCTTCGTTCCAGCTTCTCAGATAAATATCATGGACAGCATTTGCAAATGAAGTGGGAACTTTTGTACGACAATTTGGGAACACGAGTTGTTGCACAAAGTGAGCGTATGTCAGTGAATTGGGACGGATATGGAGTAGCGGATTTACCACCACTATATGTCATTATGCCCGATCAGGATGCAGTTGCAGTGCTGGCACTTTCCTTGAAAAATAATAAGGGAGAGGTAATCACTCGCAACTTCATTACGTTTGATGTAAGAAGCGGTAATCAAGGCGAAAGGTTTGAAGGGGATGGAGATTGTATTAGTATCCCTGTTGGTGCGTATAGAGAACACAACTTTGAACAACAATGGGAAGCTATTCAATGCGCAAAAATCAATGGAGCTGGACAAGGCCATTATGTATACGATGTAGCACTTCCAGATGGTATGGAGAAAAAGATGATTGGCGAGATCGAAATTATGTTCGAAGCCAGCGCAAAGCGAGTGTTGGCTCGAAATGTTGAAGGCGCAAAGCAAAATGAAATGGGACTTGATCTCATGCACGGAGCAGATGCTAGGGTAGAGTATAATCCGAACACCTACTACATGACCGATGAAGAACGTCATCCTTCACGTGTGAAGGTTCTGGTAGAAAGTCAACAGATTGGCTCCTTCTATTTGCCAGATGATCCTGCCGATAGCAGAGGCGTATTGTCTTGGCACTATCAGCCAATAGCAAATAAGTTGGATGAGGCTGGCTCTTACGGCTATCTATGCAAGGTGTTTGTACCGGGGCAGTTAGCAGCTAAACTAGATCGCAATCGTACTTTCCGTTTGGAGCTTCAAGCAGAGGGCGGAGGTTTAGCCTTGTACGGTCGCAATGCGGGTCGTTACCCCATAGATTTATGGATTCGTTATCGATAG
- a CDS encoding helix-turn-helix domain-containing protein, whose product MNDISQETIRYPASRILDVAKALSGDVRVRILEALGDKPMSVSQLAETLGVAQPTISINVQTLEQVNLISSTQGANREKICAVTCRSIHLDLPSKLGDGLHQTEEIHMPIGMFSHCSIQPSCGMAGKDGGVIGSQDDPRVFYMPERVEASLLWFADSGYVEYYFANPLPPGVELDEIRISAEVCSEAPAFREDWASDITLTINDLHVGTWTCPSDFGNRKGKLTPERWKSGTEYGMLTEWSISEQGSKINGITSSPTTISSLELAFNEPIRVRFEIREDALNRRGLNLFGSGFGDYSQDIILSFVRRSLSST is encoded by the coding sequence ATGAATGATATTTCGCAAGAAACGATACGGTACCCTGCATCACGTATCTTAGATGTTGCTAAAGCACTTTCTGGAGATGTCAGAGTCCGGATTCTTGAAGCCCTTGGTGACAAGCCCATGAGTGTCAGTCAATTGGCCGAGACACTTGGCGTAGCTCAGCCTACAATTTCAATCAATGTACAGACCCTTGAGCAAGTTAACTTAATCTCATCTACACAAGGTGCAAATCGTGAGAAAATATGCGCGGTCACCTGCCGATCCATCCATCTCGATCTCCCCTCGAAGCTGGGCGATGGGCTGCATCAAACAGAAGAAATACATATGCCGATCGGGATGTTCTCCCATTGTTCTATTCAACCCTCTTGTGGTATGGCTGGAAAAGACGGCGGAGTCATCGGTTCTCAGGATGATCCACGGGTATTCTACATGCCGGAACGAGTTGAAGCGTCTCTCTTATGGTTCGCTGACTCTGGCTATGTCGAATACTATTTTGCCAACCCATTGCCCCCTGGTGTAGAGCTGGATGAGATTCGGATTTCGGCTGAGGTTTGTTCTGAAGCACCTGCATTCCGTGAAGATTGGGCAAGCGACATCACTTTAACTATAAATGACCTACATGTCGGTACTTGGACTTGTCCATCAGATTTCGGTAACCGGAAAGGAAAGCTGACACCCGAACGTTGGAAGAGTGGTACAGAATATGGAATGCTGACAGAGTGGAGTATCTCAGAACAGGGTAGCAAAATTAACGGGATTACTTCTTCCCCTACTACAATTAGCTCACTAGAACTGGCATTTAATGAACCCATTCGTGTACGCTTTGAGATTCGCGAGGATGCCCTCAATAGACGAGGACTTAATTTATTCGGAAGTGGTTTCGGAGATTACTCACAGGATATTATCCTATCGTTTGTGCGTCGTTCATTATCAAGTACATGA
- a CDS encoding DUF1801 domain-containing protein codes for MEGKVTYESIDDYISKFPPEIQEILSTIRKVIKEAAPDAKEKISYQMPTFALHGNLVHFAAFKNHIGFYPTPNGIDAFKEELSVYKGAKGSIQFPLHQQMPYELISKIVKYRVAENIKKAEDKRK; via the coding sequence ATGGAGGGTAAAGTTACGTATGAATCGATCGATGACTATATTTCCAAGTTTCCACCGGAGATTCAAGAAATCCTTAGTACAATAAGAAAAGTGATAAAGGAAGCGGCACCTGATGCAAAAGAAAAGATTAGTTATCAGATGCCTACTTTTGCACTGCACGGAAATCTAGTGCATTTTGCAGCTTTCAAAAACCATATTGGATTTTACCCAACGCCGAATGGGATTGATGCTTTTAAAGAAGAATTATCAGTCTATAAAGGAGCGAAAGGATCCATTCAATTTCCTCTTCATCAGCAGATGCCCTATGAACTAATTAGTAAAATTGTGAAATATAGAGTGGCTGAAAATATCAAAAAAGCAGAAGATAAGCGCAAGTAA
- a CDS encoding DUF4180 domain-containing protein, translating into MQVTLNRKDNSTVALISSEGIVINNVNDALDLMANVRYQECDKMILRKEQITDDFFELKTGIAGEILQKYTNYQMRVAIVGEFTGYNSKSLNDFIYECNQGNKILFKSTEDEALAALHQS; encoded by the coding sequence ATGCAAGTCACATTAAACCGTAAAGACAATTCAACAGTAGCTTTGATTTCCAGCGAAGGTATTGTAATTAATAATGTAAATGATGCACTCGATCTAATGGCAAACGTGAGATATCAAGAATGCGATAAAATGATTCTAAGAAAAGAACAAATCACGGATGATTTTTTTGAGTTAAAGACAGGAATTGCCGGAGAGATTCTTCAGAAGTATACAAACTATCAGATGCGAGTTGCTATTGTAGGAGAATTCACTGGTTATAATAGTAAAAGTCTGAATGATTTTATTTACGAATGCAATCAGGGGAATAAAATATTGTTCAAGAGTACAGAAGACGAGGCTTTAGCAGCACTTCATCAAAGTTAA
- a CDS encoding ankyrin repeat domain-containing protein, whose product MELRQSINEVFQAAQQGNAARLKEILESHPALANTENNEGLTPLGYAAHFGKEAAAQVLIDYGAEIDAVSHSKISYIPSNTALHAAIAGERDMSVIQLLLNKGAQTNIFDSDGHTALHSAAYHTDNVELIRLLIEHGADIHAKIEGGESALAIAIQQGNHTVKEFLIKKGAI is encoded by the coding sequence ATGGAATTGCGTCAAAGCATTAATGAAGTTTTTCAGGCAGCTCAGCAAGGTAATGCTGCACGGCTAAAAGAAATTCTAGAATCCCATCCAGCTCTAGCAAATACGGAAAATAACGAGGGTCTTACACCTTTGGGATATGCAGCACATTTCGGTAAAGAAGCAGCGGCGCAGGTATTGATAGACTATGGTGCTGAGATTGATGCAGTATCCCATTCCAAGATTAGTTACATTCCTTCCAATACTGCACTTCATGCTGCTATTGCTGGGGAGCGGGATATGAGTGTTATCCAGCTGCTACTGAACAAGGGTGCTCAGACTAATATTTTTGATAGCGATGGACATACTGCCTTGCATTCTGCGGCTTACCATACGGATAATGTGGAGCTGATACGCTTGTTAATCGAACATGGAGCTGACATCCATGCTAAAATTGAAGGTGGTGAATCAGCATTAGCTATAGCCATCCAACAAGGAAACCACACCGTTAAGGAATTTCTTATTAAAAAAGGAGCAATTTAG
- a CDS encoding S-layer homology domain-containing protein — MKIGISISLATGVVVQGVGPIQTQIVSAKSSFDWLENSPAVIPSINEDDTSNMGVLVSSLLSGKVTDPATTGIAVVALDNTNGAWQYYNTLGNIWYNIEPVSNTNAFLLLKSEKIRFVPGKDWNGQASIRFKLWDTTAGGYSNYQKNANTSVSAAFSPDPGTATITVNPVNDAPYLTELNGGDYLSFDGSGDYVSFPDQHIYGNSFTVEGFLKVNGFNTWMRFFESSIGEADHNIFVGFNGKKMSFVAYTNKGEINVTEDFPISKWVHVAIVYDHSQKKGRIYWDGVLKAEGAMDLSAVGSAARPNNWLGKSTWRQDGDYNGGMRDVRFWSKAKTQSDIVREMNANLTGSEPNLALNYKLANSNDGAIAVNTPAASGKNGTITGASWKQDTGFMGNTTTDKNKPVSRSFKVIDVDGDDLQVTATSSNTSLIPNSGLKVSGSGEVRTLEITPAKNAIGNSVITVTVNDGSLSSIYTFNVQVNDVGDVLVTGVTLSKDSLSLTEGEAGDTLSAVIAPANATNKTVTWSSSDATVATVVNGVVTPVKAGTAIITATTADGSYTATSTITVSAPVVNVTGVKLDHKTLELTAGEADALLKATIEPANATDTDVIWSSSDETIATVVNGVVTPVGEGTAIITVTTKDGSFTASTTVNVTAATPPTVIVTGVTLDQPTLNLTVGEEEETLQATVAPADATNKGVIWSSSDETVAKVVYGVVTPVGVGTAIITVTTKDGSYTASTTVNVKAATPPIVIVTGVTLDQSTLNLTVGEDGETLKATVTPANATDKDVIWSSSDETIATVVNGVVTPVGKGTAIITVTTKDGGYSASTTVNVAAATPPTVIVTGVSLDQSTLDLTVGEDGETLKATVTPADATNKDLIWSSSDETVAKVVDGVVIPVGEGKAIITVTTKDGSYTASTTVTVKAPVKPVTAPGIPTSVTAIAENGQAIITFTPPVNDGGSEITGYIVTAHPGGLTVTGNGSPLTISGLTNGTSYTFTVQAINKAGISESSAESNTVIPSAPSGDAGVPSQSTPSATPAPAVKDASVLINGKAETVGTVTNGKRKDQTLTTISLDQKKLEDKLAAEGKGAVVSISASRQSDATVGELNGQMVKNMQGNQAVLEIRTGNATFTLPAGQLNVDALSAQFGKSVALQDIKIQIEISTPTAAEVKAIEAAAQKGSFSLISAPVNFTARGIYGDKSIELSQFNTYVKRTIAIPEGMDPNKITTGVYIDADGSVHHVPTKVVVIDGKYFATINSLTGGTYSVIWHPLEFSDVANHWAKDSVNDMGSRLVIEGTGNGQFTPDQAITRAEFAAIVVRGLGLGLSQAATPFSDVKTTDWYNSAINTAYAYQLINGFEDGMFRPDDHITREQAMLIIAKAMKITALKAKLSNQSAEGFLTPYTDAGKASDWALSAITDCLQAGVIMGRSSNVLAPKDDMTRAEVAAIVKRLLQKSDLI, encoded by the coding sequence ATGAAAATAGGCATAAGTATTTCGTTAGCCACAGGAGTTGTGGTGCAGGGTGTAGGTCCAATCCAGACTCAAATTGTTAGTGCAAAATCGAGCTTCGATTGGCTCGAGAATAGCCCAGCAGTGATACCGTCCATTAATGAAGATGATACTTCTAACATGGGCGTTCTTGTGTCCAGTCTTTTGTCAGGAAAGGTAACTGATCCAGCAACAACAGGGATTGCTGTGGTGGCTTTAGATAATACCAATGGGGCCTGGCAATATTACAACACGTTGGGAAACATCTGGTATAATATCGAGCCGGTGTCGAACACTAATGCTTTTCTGCTACTGAAGTCGGAGAAAATACGTTTTGTACCAGGGAAAGACTGGAACGGACAAGCTTCCATTCGCTTTAAGCTATGGGACACAACTGCAGGTGGTTATTCAAATTATCAAAAAAATGCGAATACCTCAGTATCTGCCGCGTTCAGCCCAGATCCAGGCACTGCCACAATTACTGTAAATCCAGTGAACGATGCACCTTATCTGACAGAACTAAATGGTGGGGACTATCTTAGTTTTGACGGCAGCGGGGATTATGTGTCGTTCCCAGATCAACATATTTATGGGAATTCTTTTACAGTTGAAGGATTTTTGAAGGTGAATGGTTTTAATACATGGATGAGATTTTTCGAATCTTCAATCGGTGAGGCAGATCACAATATTTTTGTAGGCTTTAACGGAAAAAAAATGAGCTTCGTCGCGTACACCAATAAAGGTGAGATTAACGTCACTGAAGATTTCCCGATTTCTAAATGGGTTCATGTTGCAATTGTTTATGATCACAGTCAGAAAAAGGGACGCATTTATTGGGATGGTGTTCTAAAGGCAGAAGGGGCTATGGATTTAAGTGCAGTTGGAAGCGCAGCGCGTCCGAACAACTGGCTTGGCAAAAGCACATGGAGACAGGACGGAGATTATAACGGTGGAATGAGAGATGTAAGGTTCTGGAGTAAAGCCAAAACCCAAAGTGATATTGTTCGCGAAATGAACGCCAATTTGACGGGTTCGGAGCCTAATCTAGCTTTAAACTATAAATTAGCGAATAGCAATGATGGTGCTATTGCTGTCAATACACCGGCTGCTTCAGGTAAGAACGGTACCATTACAGGAGCGAGCTGGAAGCAGGACACAGGCTTCATGGGAAATACTACAACGGATAAAAACAAACCAGTATCACGCTCCTTTAAGGTCATCGATGTGGATGGAGATGATCTGCAAGTTACAGCTACTTCTTCTAATACTTCCCTAATTCCGAATAGTGGATTAAAAGTAAGTGGAAGTGGTGAGGTGCGGACGTTAGAAATAACACCAGCGAAGAATGCCATCGGAAACAGTGTAATTACTGTTACTGTAAATGACGGCTCTTTAAGTAGTATATACACCTTCAATGTACAGGTAAACGATGTGGGGGATGTCCTCGTAACTGGAGTCACTTTGAGTAAAGACTCACTTAGTTTAACGGAGGGAGAAGCGGGAGATACACTGAGTGCTGTAATTGCACCTGCTAATGCCACGAACAAAACAGTGACCTGGAGCTCTAGTGATGCAACTGTAGCGACAGTTGTGAATGGAGTGGTCACCCCAGTTAAAGCTGGAACAGCAATTATTACAGCAACAACTGCGGATGGAAGTTATACTGCTACATCCACCATTACTGTTAGTGCACCAGTAGTGAACGTAACTGGAGTGAAGCTTGATCATAAGACTCTCGAGTTAACTGCTGGTGAAGCTGATGCCTTACTAAAGGCGACAATAGAACCTGCAAATGCGACGGACACAGACGTGATCTGGAGCTCCAGCGATGAAACAATCGCAACAGTCGTGAATGGAGTGGTGACTCCAGTTGGTGAGGGCACAGCAATTATTACTGTAACGACCAAAGATGGAAGTTTTACGGCTTCAACGACAGTGAATGTAACAGCAGCTACGCCACCTACCGTTATTGTAACTGGAGTAACCTTAGACCAGCCAACACTTAATTTAACCGTGGGTGAAGAAGAGGAAACCTTACAAGCGACAGTGGCACCTGCTGATGCAACGAATAAGGGTGTTATCTGGAGCTCCAGCGATGAGACTGTAGCCAAGGTTGTTTACGGAGTAGTAACTCCGGTTGGTGTAGGGACAGCAATTATCACGGTTACGACCAAAGATGGAAGTTATACAGCTTCAACAACAGTGAATGTGAAAGCAGCAACGCCTCCTATCGTTATCGTAACTGGAGTAACCTTAGACCAGTCTACACTTAATTTAACGGTGGGTGAAGATGGGGAGACGCTAAAAGCGACGGTAACACCTGCCAATGCAACCGATAAGGACGTGATCTGGAGCTCCAGTGATGAAACGATCGCAACAGTCGTGAATGGAGTGGTGACTCCAGTTGGTAAGGGCACAGCCATCATTACGGTTACGACCAAAGATGGAGGTTATAGTGCATCAACGACTGTGAATGTGGCAGCAGCAACACCACCTACCGTTATCGTAACAGGAGTAAGCTTAGACCAGTCAACACTTGATTTAACAGTTGGTGAAGATGGGGAAACGCTAAAAGCGACGGTAACACCTGCCGATGCGACCAATAAGGACCTGATCTGGAGCTCCAGCGATGAGACTGTAGCTAAGGTTGTGGATGGAGTAGTAATTCCGGTTGGTGAGGGAAAAGCCATTATTACGGTTACGACCAAGGATGGCAGTTATACGGCTTCAACAACCGTTACTGTGAAGGCTCCAGTTAAGCCAGTTACAGCACCGGGTATTCCAACATCCGTAACTGCAATAGCAGAGAATGGTCAAGCGATCATCACCTTTACACCGCCGGTAAACGATGGTGGAAGTGAAATCACAGGATATATTGTAACGGCTCATCCGGGAGGGCTGACGGTTACGGGGAATGGAAGTCCCCTTACAATCAGTGGCTTGACGAATGGTACAAGCTACACCTTCACGGTACAGGCCATCAATAAGGCTGGCATCAGCGAATCATCTGCTGAATCCAATACAGTCATCCCGAGCGCGCCATCTGGTGATGCTGGTGTTCCATCGCAATCAACCCCATCAGCAACGCCGGCACCAGCTGTTAAAGACGCTTCTGTTCTTATCAATGGTAAAGCGGAAACCGTGGGAACCGTGACGAATGGTAAACGGAAGGATCAAACGCTAACCACCATTTCATTAGATCAGAAGAAGCTAGAGGACAAGCTCGCCGCTGAAGGTAAAGGTGCAGTAGTTTCTATTTCTGCTAGTAGACAATCTGATGCTACGGTTGGTGAACTAAACGGACAAATGGTTAAAAATATGCAGGGAAATCAAGCAGTGCTTGAGATCAGAACCGGAAATGCGACATTTACACTGCCTGCTGGGCAGCTTAATGTTGACGCCTTATCCGCGCAGTTTGGTAAGTCTGTAGCTTTACAAGATATTAAGATACAGATTGAAATTAGCACTCCGACAGCCGCGGAAGTTAAAGCTATAGAGGCTGCTGCTCAAAAAGGATCATTTTCATTGATCTCTGCGCCAGTTAATTTTACGGCTAGAGGCATTTACGGAGATAAGAGTATTGAACTTTCCCAATTCAATACGTACGTGAAACGTACCATTGCTATTCCAGAAGGCATGGACCCGAACAAGATTACAACAGGTGTGTATATTGATGCTGATGGCTCAGTGCATCATGTACCTACTAAAGTGGTAGTAATTGATGGCAAATATTTTGCTACAATTAATAGCCTTACTGGTGGCACTTACTCTGTTATCTGGCATCCACTTGAATTCAGTGATGTTGCTAATCACTGGGCAAAAGATTCAGTAAATGATATGGGTTCCCGATTAGTTATCGAAGGGACTGGCAATGGTCAATTTACTCCTGATCAAGCGATTACCCGCGCAGAGTTTGCGGCGATTGTCGTTCGCGGTCTCGGACTAGGTTTGAGTCAAGCGGCAACACCATTTTCGGATGTTAAAACTACGGATTGGTATAACAGTGCGATCAATACTGCATATGCATATCAATTAATCAATGGTTTTGAAGATGGTATGTTCCGGCCTGATGACCATATTACCCGTGAACAAGCGATGCTAATTATCGCCAAAGCGATGAAAATCACAGCGCTAAAGGCTAAACTTTCTAATCAATCCGCTGAAGGATTCTTGACCCCATATACCGATGCTGGCAAAGCATCTGACTGGGCGCTTAGCGCAATTACTGACTGCTTGCAGGCAGGGGTAATCATGGGACGCAGCAGCAATGTGCTTGCTCCGAAGGATGATATGACTAGAGCTGAGGTTGCAGCGATCGTTAAGCGGCTTCTTCAAAAGTCTGATTTAATTTAA
- a CDS encoding response regulator, with protein MLRAIIVDDEELSVKRLKRILSQSGEIEVYDTFLDPTEAYEFVKGNSIDVAFLDISMPDTNGMKLSTLLHELDESINVVFVTGYDEYALQAFELSAVDYLLKPVTAQRLTKTLDKIKKMNRGVTVQPVIEVLLFNGLKIYRRTQDREPIKLRSPKTEELFAFLISKGTVSREEIIDTLWSGLEPEKALKNLNSTLYYIRKAIGTSFIKASRTEISIEERSVYCDLYEFERLLKQIRQVSKRHSEWFNQVETLYTGAFLKGKAYDWASGKTRRLEQDFIGLLELAARLHMEQNERQQSLHYFERILKLDPLREDIHQEIIYLYIELGRMNEAYRRYGQLEETLQQELGTSPDPKLKALIKKMMN; from the coding sequence ATGCTGCGGGCCATTATCGTGGATGATGAAGAATTATCAGTAAAACGCTTAAAAAGGATATTATCTCAGAGTGGAGAGATTGAAGTATACGATACTTTTCTGGATCCGACGGAAGCCTATGAATTTGTGAAGGGGAATTCGATTGATGTAGCTTTTTTGGACATTTCTATGCCTGACACGAATGGAATGAAACTTTCTACCCTTTTGCATGAACTAGATGAATCGATTAATGTGGTTTTTGTTACAGGATATGACGAATACGCACTGCAAGCCTTCGAACTGAGCGCTGTGGATTATCTCCTAAAGCCTGTAACTGCACAGCGTTTAACTAAAACTTTGGATAAGATCAAAAAAATGAATAGAGGTGTGACGGTTCAGCCTGTCATAGAAGTTCTCTTATTTAATGGATTAAAGATATACCGCCGTACGCAAGACAGAGAGCCCATCAAGCTGAGAAGTCCAAAAACCGAAGAATTGTTTGCCTTTTTGATTAGTAAAGGAACGGTTAGCCGAGAAGAAATCATCGACACCTTATGGAGCGGGCTGGAGCCTGAAAAAGCGCTGAAGAATCTGAACTCTACCCTGTACTATATTCGAAAAGCAATCGGTACTAGCTTTATAAAAGCCAGCAGAACTGAAATTAGTATAGAGGAACGCAGTGTTTATTGTGATTTGTATGAGTTTGAGCGACTGCTGAAGCAAATTAGACAAGTCTCGAAAAGACATTCAGAATGGTTCAATCAAGTAGAAACATTGTATACGGGGGCCTTTCTCAAAGGAAAAGCATACGATTGGGCTAGTGGGAAGACACGCCGACTTGAGCAGGATTTTATTGGACTGCTGGAACTAGCTGCTAGATTGCATATGGAGCAGAACGAGCGTCAACAATCGCTGCATTATTTTGAGAGAATATTGAAATTGGATCCCTTGCGAGAAGATATCCATCAGGAAATTATCTATTTGTATATTGAACTAGGGCGAATGAATGAAGCTTATCGGCGATATGGGCAATTGGAAGAGACCCTTCAACAGGAGCTTGGAACTTCACCTGATCCTAAGCTTAAAGCGTTGATTAAGAAGATGATGAACTAG